Proteins encoded together in one Telopea speciosissima isolate NSW1024214 ecotype Mountain lineage chromosome 4, Tspe_v1, whole genome shotgun sequence window:
- the LOC122660296 gene encoding polyol transporter 5-like, with amino-acid sequence MSSVLLGYDYGIMTGAAICIKDDLHITDTQVEFLVGTLSFYSLIGSAAAGRTSDWIGRRYTIVFAAVIFFIGALMMSLAINYAFLMAGRFVAGIGVGYALMIAPVYTAEVSSASCRGLLTSLPEVFINFGLLLGYVSSYAFSRLPLNLSWRFMFGVGAIPSVLLGVCVLAMPESPRWLVMQGRLGDAKRVLEKTSDSEEEAQLRLADIKEAAMIPPECNDEIVTVSKQSHGEGVWRELLLHPTPSVRRVLIAGVGIQFFQAATGVSPVVLYSPRIFEKAGITSINKKLAATVAVGFVKMIFVLVATLFLDKVGRRPLLLSSVGGMIISLLGLGFGLRIVDTHPDEKIVWAMALCITTVLSNVAFFAIGLGPVTWVYNSEIFPLRLRAQGASIGVAVNLVTGGIISMTFISLYNAITISGTFFLFAGVAIVAWIFFFTFLPETHGKTLEEMEELFGKFNWRDSINRKGNNEGKQATATTNGDVQLGTKGVMVELS; translated from the exons ATGTCTTCAGTTTTATTGGGTTATG ATTATGGAATAATGACTGGAGCTGCAATATGCATCAAAGATGATCTCCACATAACTGACACTCAAGTGGAATTCCTAGTTGGAACCCTCAGCTTCTATTCTCTTATTGGATCAGCAGCAGCTGGAAGAACTTCTGATTGGATCGGACGTCGCTACACAATAGTCTTCGCCGCTGTAATTTTCTTCATAGGAGCCCTAATGATGTCTCTCGCCATAAACTATGCTTTCCTCATGGCAGGCCGTTTCGTTGCCGGAATCGGCGTTGGCTACGCTCTCATGATTGCTCCTGTCTACACCGCCGAGGTGTCATCCGCCTCGTGTCGTGGCTTATTAACATCCTTACCTGAAGTCTTCATCAACTTTGGACTCTTGCTGGGTTACGTTTCCAGCTACGCCTTCTCTAGGCTTCCACTCAACTTGAGCTGGCGTTTCATGTTTGGAGTCGGAGCGATTCCGTCGGTGTTATTGGGGGTTTGTGTACTCGCCATGCCTGAGTCACCACGTTGGCTTGTTATGCAGGGTCGACTCGGCGATGCCAAACGGGTTCTTGAAAAGACCTCCGATTCCGAAGAGGAAGCCCAACTGCGACTCGCCGATATCAAGGAGGCAGCAATGATTCCCCCGGAATGCAACGATGAGATCGTGACTGTATCAAAACAAAGCCACGGCGAAGGTGTATGGAGAGAGCTTCTCCTCCACCCTACACCGTCCGTCCGACGTGTCTTAATCGCAGGCGTCGGTATTCAATTCTTCCAAGCAGCTACGGGAGTGAGTCCCGTGGTGTTGTACAGTCCACGAATCTTCGAGAAAGCTGGGATCACCAGTATCAACAAAAAGCTCGCAGCAACCGTGGCCGTTGGATTTGTTAAGATGATCTTTGTCTTAGTGGCTACTTTGTTTTTAGACAAGGTGGGACGGCGACCGCTACTTCTGAGCAGCGTTGGAGGTATGATTATCTCATTGTTGGGTCTCGGGTTCGGGTTAAGAATTGTGGATACCCACCCGGATGAGAAGATAGTGTGGGCCATGGCGTTGTGTATAACGACGGTGTTGTCTAACGTGGCTTTCTTCGCGATTGGGTTGGGACCCGTTACGTGGGTGTACAACTCGGAGATCTTCCCGTTGAGGCTGAGGGCGCAGGGAGCAAGCATTGGGGTGGCAGTGAATCTGGTGACGGGTGGAATTATATCCATGACCTTCATATCTCTCTACAATGCCATCACCATTAGTGGTACCTTCTTCTTGTTCGCCGGAGTAGCAATTGTGGCATGGATCTTCTTCTTTACATTCCTGCCGGAGACGCATGGGAAGACCTTGGAAGAGATGGAGGAGCTGTTTGGCAAGTTTAACTGGAGGGACTCAATCAACAGAAAAGGGAACAATGAAGGCAAACAAGCCACAGCTACCACTAATGGTGATGTTCAGTTAGGCACTAAAGGAGTAATGGTTGAGCTtagttaa